The Struthio camelus isolate bStrCam1 chromosome 24, bStrCam1.hap1, whole genome shotgun sequence genome includes a window with the following:
- the SNRPE gene encoding small nuclear ribonucleoprotein E, giving the protein MAYRGQGQKVQKVMVQPINLIFRYLQNRSRIQVWLYEQVNMRIEGCIIGFDEYMNLVLDDAEEIHSKTKSRKQLGRIMLKGDNITLLQSVSN; this is encoded by the exons ATGGCGTACCGCGGGCAGGGCCAGAAGGTGCAGAAGGTGATGGTGCAGCCCATC AACCTCATCTTCCGCTACCTGCAAAAC AGGTCCAGGATCCAGGTCTGGCTCTATGAGCAAGTGAACATGCGGATAGAAGGATGCATCATT ggCTTTGATGAATATATGAACTTGGTTCTGGACGACGCAGAGGAGATTCACTCAAAAACGAAATCAAGGAAACAGCTCG GTCGGATCATGTTAAAAGGGGACAATATCACTCTTCTACAAAGTGTTTCTAACTAG